TCGACGCCTTCGGCGGCGGCGCCCTGGGCGACGACCGCCCGCTCCGCCTCGGCCCGGACGGCGAGGATCTGTTCCTGCGTGGCGCCGGGCACGATCCGCTCGACCTGTTCGCGTACGAGCGCGAGGGCGACGCCGATGGGGCTGATGACCTCGTTGTGGCGGGCGATCCGGCCCTCCATGCCGCTGGTGCGAGCGAGGTGCGGGGTGACGGATGCGGCGCCGCCGCCTCCGCCGACGAGGACTGCCGTGTCCTTGTCGAGGCGGTAGTCGCGGATCATGGCGTCCACCACCGTCTTCACCCGGTCGACGCCCGCGTCGAGGATCTGAAGGGCCGCGGTGGCGACGTCGGTGCCGAACAGGGCGGCCAGCGGCGCGATCGCGGCGCGCGCGCTCTCGGGGGCGCAGTGTGCGAAGTCGCCCTCGGGGACACGGCCGAGGGCATTGGCGGCACAGGTCATCGTGACGGCGAATCGCCCGCCCGCCGCGTCGAGCACGGCGTAGTCGGCGGGGTCGCCGTCCATGGGCCGGACGGTGTCGACCTTGGCGTCCCGCAGCCGGTCGGGGGAGGCGAAGCAGGCGTACGGAAGTCCCGCGATGTGGGCGCTGCGCGGTCCCACGCCCGTCACCCGGCCTTCGCCGATCCGCACCATGGAGCCGCCGCCGACGCCGACCGTGCGCACGTCGAGGGCGCTCAGATACGAGGTCTTGCCGAGGATGGTGGCGTGCCGGACGGCGACCTTGCCGCGGCGTACGACGCTGATGTCGGTCGAAGTGCCTCCGGTCTCCAGGAACACGCCCTCGCTCACCCGCTCCCGCATCAGAGCGCCCGCGACTCCGGCAGCCGGTCCGGACAGGACCGTCAGGAGCGGTCGGCGGCGCATCTCGTCGAGAGCCATCACACCGCCGTCGCAGCGCATCACCATCAGGGGCGCGGTCACGCCCGCCTTGGTGATGGAGGCATCGACGAGGTCGGCGGTGGCCAGCATGCGGGGCAGGATCGCCGCGTTGACCACGGCGGTGCGGGTGCGCTTGTGCAGCCCGTACAGCGAGGTGATCTCGTGCGCGGCGGTCATCGGCAGCCCGTACGGCCGTGCCGCGTCCAGGACAGCCTGCTCGCCCTCGGGGCGGTCGACGCTGAACGGCTGGCTGGCGACGAGGACTTGAGCGCCTTCATCCCTCAGCTGTTCGACGGCGCGACGGACGGCTGACGTGTCCTGAGGGTCGGCGACATGCGCGTAGGCCAGCGGAAGCCTTTTGCCGGGGGCGAGTTCGAGCCTTCCGAACGAGGCGAGGCGGCGGGTGAGCACCGCTGCGGGGCCCGTCCCGATGCCGATCAGTCCGACGGTCGCCACGTCGCCCTCCAGGAGGGCGTTGGTAGCCTGGGTCGTGCCGTGCGCCAGGAAGGCGACGTCGGCCGGGGCGCAGCCGGTCTGCTCCAGGAGCCGGTCGAGCGCCTCGACGATGCCGTGCGCGACGCCGTCCTCGTGATGATGGCTGGTGGGGACCTTGACCTGCCCCAGGAGTTCGAGGGTCGTGGCGTCCACGGCCACGGCGTCGGTGAAGGTTCCGCCCACGTCGATGCCGACGCGGATACGGGGTGTGTTCATGTCCGGGCACCTCCTTGTGCTGGATCGGTTCGCGCGGGCGGTCACCGGGCGGGGCGGGTGGAGCCGCCCCGCCCGGAACTCCCGTCCGCATACGGGTCGTTCAGTAGCCGCGTACGTCCGGCCAGTGGCGTTGCACTCCGTCGCGGTCGAGCAGCCGCGCGAACTCCTCGAACCGCTTGTCCTCGGCCTGCACCTGGTGCGGCTCGACGTCCTCGGCGACGCAGTGGGCGGCCAGGGCACCGGCGACCTCGCCGACGTTCCACTCCACGGGGTGGAGCCGGTAGCAGCCGTTGGTGATGTGCGTGGTGCCGATGTTCTTGCCGGCGGGCAGCAGGTTGCGGACCCGCCGCGGCACCAGCGCCCCGAGGGGGATCTCGAAGGGCACCGAGCCGATGTCGATGTAGTTGTCGCCGCCGGTCGAGGGATGCAGGTCGATGCGGTACCCGCCCACGCCGACGGAGTCCCGGTGCCGGGTGCCGCCGTACGGGCCGACCAGGTCGATCGCCACGTCGTGCTCGGTGACCGTGGTGACGGCCTTGATCCGGCGGGACTCGCGGACGTAGGCAGCCTTGGCCAGGCCGTCCGCCGTGCCGGTCACGTCCGGGCGGATCCGCAGGCCCGGGAAGCCGGTGCCGCCGTCCGGGCGTGGTGCCTCGGTGTGCAGCCAGTACAGCAGTGACAGCGACAACTGCCGCGCCTCGCGCAGCGCTTCGGCCTCCTGGCCGATGTACGGCTTGAGCCAGTAGTCGTTGAGCGGCCAGTTGACGAGTGTGATGTCGGAGTCGAAGGCGCCGGGGGAGTGGAGCTTGCGGGCGAGGATGCGGCGAAAGCCCCACAGTTCCTTGTCGCCGGCGTCGGCGCTCTGGTCGGCGGAGACGCTGAGCGGGTCGAGATCCGGATTCGGTACGAAGGTGCGCGGCACCGGTTCCAGCGTGCGCGGGTCGGGCGCCTCGAAGCCGAGCAGCGGGCCCGGCCAGAACGAGGGCTGGTAGGCGCGCCAGAAGTCGTAGTCCCGCGGGCGGTCGATGGTGTGGTCCTCGCCCTCGTGGTGGGAGAGCGCGAAGCAGACCGTGATGCCCTGCTGGTTGAGGGGCTGAGCCTCTTGCGGGGCGTGCGGCTCGTCGAACTCGGCGCGTGCCTCGGCCCCGTTCGCGTGCTCGACGCCTGCGAGGTGGAGGAGTTCGCCCGTCTCGGTGGCGTCCAGGACGTAACGCGCGGTGAGGGTGCGACGTGTTCCGTCCCGCAGGTCCCGCAGGGTCACCGACCGTACGACATCGTTGTCGGACTCGGCGGAGATCGGCCGGTGCTCGGTGAGCACGGTCAGCCGTCCCGCTGCCCGGTGGGGCGCGAGCATGCCCTCCAGGACGGCGAGGGCGACCCTCGGCTCGTGGCAGAGCTTGCTGACGCGGCCCGCTCCCGGGTTGAGGTCGGTGAGCGCCGAGGCCTCGGCCCGCAGCGGGTACCAGTGGCGGTAGTACCTCCGGATCTCCTCGCGCAGCCGCCGGTACGAGGCGGTCGTGCCGAACCGCTCGACCCACGGATGCTCGTCGGGCGGTACGGCCTGGCTGGTGAGCTGGCCGCCGATCCAGTCCGTCTCCTCGGTGAGCACGACGCTGCGGCCTGCCCGGCAGGCGGCGAGTGCGGCGGCCACGCCACCCAGACCGCCGCCCACGACGAGGATGTCGGCTTCGGGTATCACGCTTCTCCTAGCTGCTGGTTCGGGTTCCTTCGGGGTGTGGGGGTCTGTGGGGAGCGTGCTCAGGATCGGGCACGCGGCGGTCCGGCCGTCAGGCCCGGGCGGAAGGCACAGCTGACGAGTGGTTCTCGCGCCTCCTCGCCGGTGACGAGCGCGGCCAGCAGACGTACGGCCGCTGCGCCCAACTGCGGCCGGGGGATGTCGAAGCCGGTTGGTTCGGGTTCGCCCGCCAGGTCGGCGGGCGGGCTGCCGAGCAGGGCGAGAGACACCTCTCCGGGGCAGTCGAGGCCCGCCTCGCGCACGGCGGAGAGCAGCCCTCGCCAGGCCGCCCCGGTGTCGGTCTCTTCCGCGACGAAGGCCGTCACCCCTTCGTCGACCCAGGCCCGCAGCCGTTCGGGCGTGAGCTCCCGCTGCGGATCCGCGGACCGGAAGACGGTCGTCGGCCCGGAGGGCAGACCTGCTGCTTCCAGCCCTTCCAGGAAGCCGCGCTGACGGTCCGTCGAGGCCGGCGCGTCGTCGTCCTCGCGGACCAGGACGATCCGCCGATGCCCCGACCCGGTCAGATGACCCACGACGTCACGCGTGGCTTCGACATAGTCCGCGCCCACCCATGCCACGCCCTCCAACTCCTCGCGGCGGCCCAGGTGCACTACCGGGAAGCCGTCCTCGACCAGCCGCTTGAGCTCCGCCCGGGGTGTGTGCCGACCGAGGAAGAGACAGCCGTCGGCGAGCCGGACCCGGCCGAGAGCGTCGGGACCCGCGGCCCCCGCGCCGCCGGTGCTCGACCCGGTGAACAGCACCAGGTCGTAGCCGAGCGCCGCCGCCTCGCACTCCACGCCGACCAGGAAGGGGTAGTACGAGTGCTGCACATCGGTGGGGAACGTGGCGGTGAAACTGAAGACGCCGAGGAGGTTGTTGCGGGCGGCGGCCAGGCGTCGGGCGGCCGGGTCGGGCACGTAGCCGAGGCTGCGGGCCGCCTCCAAGACCCGCCGGCGCGTCTCCTCGGAGATGATGCGCCCCTTGGCGTCGGGCTTCGGGGAGAGCACCAGGGACACGGTCGCCTGGGACACTCCCGCGAGCCGAGCCACCTCGGCCTGGCGGGGCCGTGACGTACGCCCGGCCGGAGCGGGCGCCCGCCCGGGCCGCTTCCTGTGATCCACAGTGCTCTCTCTCCTCCAGGACAGGGTCCGGCTCCATCGACGAGGCCGTTAATGCGTATTACGTAATGCGCATTAACGAGAGACTGTGTACTTCCCCGCCCAGCGGGTCAAGAGTCGGGACGGAAGTTTCCGTGAGGGGCGAATCCCTGAGCGGCGGCATCCGAGTGTTCGCGCCGCCAGAAGTCATCCCCGCGAAACAGGCAGGTCGTAGCCGTGCACCTGGCCGAAGCGGGTGCCCTTCGGCCAGTCCTCCTCATGAGCGGAGCCGGATGACGAGTGCTGTGGCGGTGACGGTGCCGAGGTAGACGTAGGCGCGTTTGTCGTATCTGGTCGCGACCGCGCGGAACTGTTTCAGCTTGTTCGGGATGACGTGCCGGATCCCGCGTCCACGCAGGTAGGCGCGGGTGCGGCGGTTGCTGTAGACCTTGTCGGCCCTGACGCTGTCGGGCGTCGTGCGAGGCCGCCCGGTGGCCAGGCGGGGCACCCGGATCCGTTCCATGACAGCCTCGAACTGGGTGCAGTCGGCCCGCTGACCGGGCGTCAGGACGGGCGAGAGCCCTTCGCCCTTGAACTGCGCAGCACCGGCGCCGCGCAGTGTCCCCCAGTGCAGCGGCGCCGCCCGCAGGTGCGCCTTTCGCCCTTGAACAGCAGGACCGCAGCCTGTCCGCAGCCGCGCGATGTCCGCAACCCCGGGCCCAGTGGCGCCCGCAGGAGCGCGCGCACCACCGACAGATGTGTCACAAGTGCGCGTTCTACGCGTTCGGGTCCCAGTCTGCGAGCTGCTCCATCGGCTCGGTGTCGCCGGTGGTCTCCAGTCCGTCGAGCGGGACGCGCTCGTAGAAGTAGAGGACCAGTTCGCTCGCTGCGCCTCGCATCGCCATGTCGCCCGGCTCCGCGTCGGCGGCGAGGTCGTCGCAGCGGACGCCGTCGGCGTTGAGGGTCAGGCGCCAGGAGCGGCCCTCGGTCGTGTGCAGGTCGATGGTTGCCGGCTTGAACGGCCAGGGGACGGTCGTCGCCGAGACGGTCGTCAGGAACTCGTCGACGCCCTCGACCGCGACGTCCGTCGGCAGCGGCTGTGCGGTGCCCTGGATGAGCTGGGCGTCGTAGGTGTGGACGGCGATCTCCTGGATCTGGTGCCGGGCCACGGCTCCGCTGGTCTCCGGGGCCTGCGAGCGGCCCCACCAGGTCCAGCAGCCGCGGTCCGGGCCGGCCTCGCGCATCGCGTCGAGCATGAGCTCGGTCGACTCGGCGAGCCAGGCGTCCAGGGCTTCGTGGTCGCGGGGCGCGGTCGGGGCGCCTTTCGGGTCCGTCCTCGCCGGGGGCTCAGCGCCCGGGCCCGCCGCGACGATGGCGGCCTGGCGGCGGCGGCCGTCACCGAGGTGCTGCGCCAGTTCGCGCAGCGTCCAGTCCGGGCAGGTCGGGACCTGGACGTCAAGGTCGGGGGCGGACGCGATCGCAGCGCGGAACGCGGCCGAGCGGTCTTCGATCAGCCGCAGGACCTCGGGGAACTCCAAGATTTTTTGCACGGCGGTTATGTATCACGGTGCTCCGGCCGACGGGTAGCGAATTTGTCGGACGAACGCGTCGACGGCCGGGCGGAGCGCCGGCGCCGAAGCCGTCCTGAAAGTCCGCGCACTGCTCGCCAACGGCGACTTCGACCGCTACTGGACCCACCATCTGGGCCAAGAGCACCAGCGCAGCCACCAGGCCCGCTACCAACTCGCTGCTCGACCTACGAAGTCACTCCCAGCAATCCGCACCCCTGGCCGATGTCGGCGGCCTGAGTGGTGTGTGCGGCCCGGCGGCGCCGGCGCGTGCAGTCGATACACAACTGTCGACGCCGAGTGATGCTGAAGGCTTGACCGAGCTGAGGGAGTGGATGGCCCAGGAGCAGCCGCTGCCCAGCGGTCGAGCCGCTCCCGAGAACGGCGGCGCCGAACTTGCCGCGCTCAGGGACGAGGCCGCGCCCGTGCGAGGCACGGACGCAACTGGACACGGAGGCGAACGCCCCGCAGCGCTCGTAGCAGGGGCAGGGCTGTCGATCACCGGCGATGTTCACGCAGTGGCCGTTTTCGGTCGTCTCGATGTGCGGAGTGCCGCAGATGCCCGCACCGCTCTGAGCGCAGCTGTGGACGACGGACTGGGCGATCTTGTACTGGACTTGAGCGGCCTCGACTCGTGGGACGCTACACGTCCTGACATCGGCCGCCTACCCGAGTGCGACCTGCGCGAAGCGCCTCGGAGGTGCCCGAGCGGCAGCATCCGAGGACCCGTGCCACCAGAGATCATCGTTGAAGGACAGGCGGTGAGATGCTCTCGAGCTCCCAGGGCCGGAAGCCCGACTTTCCCCAGGTCAGCGAACCCTACCCCGTGGTTTCAGCGGCGTGGGCGGCAGTTCCGGCGCGCGCAGCGGAGCCCCGTCGTAGCCGTGCACCTCGCCGAAGCGGGTGCCCTTCGTCCAGTCCTCGCGGGCCTGGGTGATCTCTTCCTGGGAGCGCCCGACGAAGTTCCACCAGATGACGAGCTCCTCCTCGAACGGCTCGCCGCCGAGGAGCATCAGGGCCGCGTCGGACTCGGCCCGCAGGGGCAGTTCGGTGCGGCCGCAGCCGAGGTAGAGCATCGAGCCCGGCAGCACGGGCACCCCGTCCACATGCGCCTCGCCGGACATCGACAGCACGCCGTACTCGAAGTCGGAGACCAGCGGCAGCCGGACGTCGGCGCCCCGGGCGAGTGACAGGTCGGCGCCGACGAGGGGGGTGTACGTCGTCCCGGGGGAGGTGGAGCCGTCGAGGGCGCCGAGGAGCACGGTGGCGGTGAGGCCGGGGGCGGTGACCGTGGGCAGGTCGGCGTGGTGCTCGAAGTGGGGGTCGGTGTGCCGGTGGGCGTCCGGCAGGGCGACCCACAGCTGGGCGCCGTGCAGATACCGGGCGTGCGACCGAGGGCTCTCCTCGGAGTGGCTGATCGCCCGCCCCGAGGTCATCAGCCCGAGTTCCCTGGGCCGGATGGTCTGGAGGCTGCCGGTCGAGTCGCGGTGCAGCACCTCACCCTCGTGCAGCCAGCTGACGGTCTGTAGCCCCATGTGCGGATGCGGCGGGACCTGCATACCGGGCTCGTCGGCGATGTCGTCGGGGCCGTAGTGGTCGACGAAGGCCCAGGCGCCGATCATGCGTCGGCCGAGGTTCGGCAGCAGTCGGCGCACCTCGGTCGACCCGCCGAGCTTCACATGCCGGGGGCTCAGCAGTTCACGGACGGGTTCGGCGACGACGAATCCACGGCCGCCGCACAGGCTCGGTACGGGCGCGCGGTCTAGGTTGCTCATGCGGTCAACCTAGCGGTCGGGTGCGGCGGTGCGCAGAAGGAGCGGCGCCGGGTGGGGCGTGGCCCCCGGTGGGGGTTCAGTCGGCCAGTGTCGCGGCGAGTTCCGTGGTGGCCCGCACTATGTCGGTGTCCCGCTCGGCGAGCAGTTGAGGCAGGACGTCGCGCTGGGCGTGGACGGCGTGCCGGGCCGCGCGTTCCCACGCCACGTAATTGTCGGGGTGGTGCAGCAGCTTGGGGTAGGCGGCGGCGGTGGTCTCCCACTGCCGGGTTTCGGCGATGCTCTTCAGCAGGCGCAGGATCTCCGCGCGGCAGGTGACCTGGGGGAGCCGGGCGAGTTCCCAGAGGAAGGGCACCGTGGCCGCCGTCGCCTCATCGACGACAAAGCCGAACTGGCAGATCCGGCGGCGCAGTTGGCCGAGTGCGGAGCCGGCGCTGTCGGCGTCGCCGCGGGCGAGCGTGGTGAGCAGGAAGGGGATGCCCGCCGCGGAGCCTGTGGAGTCCTTGATCTCGGGCCACGGCACGTGTCCCAGGTCCTTGAGCGGTGCGGGTCTCTTCGTCGCAGTCATGTCAGGTGTCAAATATCGGGTCGGGGTCGGGGGCAGGACGGGAGCGGGTCGGCAGCATCGCCCAGACGGTCTTGCCCACGGGAGAGCGCCGGGTCCAGCCCCAGTGTTCGGAGAGGGCCTCGATGATGTGCAGTCCGCGGCCGTGTTCCAGGAGGGCGTCCGCGGTGCGCGAGTGGACGGGCAGGCTGTCGCTCGGGTCGGTGACCGCGCACACCAGGTGCGCGCGGCGCAGCGTGAGCCGGAGTCGTACGTGGAACTCGTCCGTCGAGGTCTGCGGGAGCGCGTGCAGGACGGCGTTGGCGGCCAGTTCCGTGACGACGGTGACCGCGTCGTCGGTGCAGTGCTCCAGGGACCAGCAGTCGAGGGTGCGCTGGGTGAACTCCCGTGCCTGGGTGAATCCCTCCCTGCTGCCCGTGAGGTACAGGGCGGCGGTTCTGGGGGAGTCGCGGACGGCGACGGACTCGTGGCTCCGGAACTGCGCAGGTGATGACACGGGGCATCTCCCTGAGGCGGCGTCAGGACGTCGGGTTGGAAGTGCGGTTGACGACATGGCTATTATCCACGCTGACGAGGTCCTCGTGCAATTTCACGAGAAATTGCGCGTACTAGCGAGGAGAATGCAGTGTCGTCAGTGTCGAACGGAGTACGGGCGAGCTCGCTGGGCGTCCGCTGGATCAAGAGCAGCCACAGCAACGCCGAGGGCAACTGTGTGGAGGTCGCGGCCCTGGACGGGGGAGGCGTCGCGCTGCGCAACTCCCGTGACCCCGACGGCCCGGCGCTGGTGTACACGCCGGCCGAGGTGGCAGCGTTCGTGGCCGGGGCGAAGGACGGGGAGTTCGACCACCTGGCCTGAGGGGGCTGTGTGAAGGCTCAATTCCCCTGCCGCGTGCGGTCGGAGGGCTTCGGATGCGATACTGCGGTCTGTCGTCTGCCGGTCCACGGGGAGTCAGGATGTCCGTCGAGTCGCCTCGAGTGTCCCGCCTCGAACCGTATCTGAACCGGGCCGAGCCCGCCCCGACCTTGCTGAAAATGCTGGTCGGCGTCCAGTTGGCGGGTATCCGGGAGGACGCCGGCCTCTCCCAGGACCAGGCCGCGCGGGCCGTCGGGTTCAGTCCGGCGAAGCTGTCGCGCATCGAGGCGGGCAAGGGCCGCAGGCCGCCCGTCGAGGCGGACGTCCGCGCGCTCCTGTCGCTGTACGAGACCGAGGACCACGAGGCTTCCGTACTGCTCCGGTTGCTGCGGCAGGCGGGTGAGCCGGGCTGGTGGCAGCGCTACGACAAGCGGCTGATGCCCGAGTGGTTCGACCGGTTGGTCGGTCTCCAGGAGGCGGCCACCGCGATCCGTACCTTCGAGATCCAGTACGTGCCGGGTCTGTTGCAGACGCCCGCGTACGCACGCGCCGTCGTGGAGCGGGGGCTGCCCTCGGCCACGTCCCGGGAGGTCGAGCGCCGGGTCGAGCTGCGGACGCGGCGCACCGAACTGCTGCGGCGACCGGACGCCCCGCGGGTGTGGGCGGTCCTCGACGAGTCGGTGCTGCTGCGGGTGCTGGGCGGCCGAGAGGTGATGCGCGAGCAGCTCGCCCACCTCGTGGAGCTGGCCGGGCTGCCCCATGTCACGGTCCAGGTCGTGCCGTTGGACGTCACGCATGCCTCCGCGCCGGCCATACCGGTCACCTATCTGCGGTTCGGCGGCGTCGATCTGCCCGACGTCGTCTATCTGGAGCAGATCAGGAGCGCGACCTTCCTGGAGGACCGGGACGAGACGGAGGAGTACCGGGTCGCGCTGGACCGGCTCGCGGACGAGGCCCTCGATCCGCGTGCGTCCATGGCGCTGCTGAAGGAGACGGCGGAGCGGCGC
The sequence above is a segment of the Streptomyces asoensis genome. Coding sequences within it:
- a CDS encoding hydantoinase/oxoprolinase family protein codes for the protein MNTPRIRVGIDVGGTFTDAVAVDATTLELLGQVKVPTSHHHEDGVAHGIVEALDRLLEQTGCAPADVAFLAHGTTQATNALLEGDVATVGLIGIGTGPAAVLTRRLASFGRLELAPGKRLPLAYAHVADPQDTSAVRRAVEQLRDEGAQVLVASQPFSVDRPEGEQAVLDAARPYGLPMTAAHEITSLYGLHKRTRTAVVNAAILPRMLATADLVDASITKAGVTAPLMVMRCDGGVMALDEMRRRPLLTVLSGPAAGVAGALMRERVSEGVFLETGGTSTDISVVRRGKVAVRHATILGKTSYLSALDVRTVGVGGGSMVRIGEGRVTGVGPRSAHIAGLPYACFASPDRLRDAKVDTVRPMDGDPADYAVLDAAGGRFAVTMTCAANALGRVPEGDFAHCAPESARAAIAPLAALFGTDVATAALQILDAGVDRVKTVVDAMIRDYRLDKDTAVLVGGGGGAASVTPHLARTSGMEGRIARHNEVISPIGVALALVREQVERIVPGATQEQILAVRAEAERAVVAQGAAAEGVEVEVTVDPQTNTVRAVATGATELRTQDRSHRADDTERLRAAAASLKTDPTAVHVLAGTAAHTVYGTETRRRLRPTRRPVRIVDADGVVRHHAADARVETTTVAGAPEVLARLVGESTSYGDGGVRAPALRLLLGSRIADLSGVLDPQPLLALARSELRARAADEPVVAVLEVRP
- a CDS encoding FAD-dependent oxidoreductase, with the translated sequence MIPEADILVVGGGLGGVAAALAACRAGRSVVLTEETDWIGGQLTSQAVPPDEHPWVERFGTTASYRRLREEIRRYYRHWYPLRAEASALTDLNPGAGRVSKLCHEPRVALAVLEGMLAPHRAAGRLTVLTEHRPISAESDNDVVRSVTLRDLRDGTRRTLTARYVLDATETGELLHLAGVEHANGAEARAEFDEPHAPQEAQPLNQQGITVCFALSHHEGEDHTIDRPRDYDFWRAYQPSFWPGPLLGFEAPDPRTLEPVPRTFVPNPDLDPLSVSADQSADAGDKELWGFRRILARKLHSPGAFDSDITLVNWPLNDYWLKPYIGQEAEALREARQLSLSLLYWLHTEAPRPDGGTGFPGLRIRPDVTGTADGLAKAAYVRESRRIKAVTTVTEHDVAIDLVGPYGGTRHRDSVGVGGYRIDLHPSTGGDNYIDIGSVPFEIPLGALVPRRVRNLLPAGKNIGTTHITNGCYRLHPVEWNVGEVAGALAAHCVAEDVEPHQVQAEDKRFEEFARLLDRDGVQRHWPDVRGY
- a CDS encoding LacI family DNA-binding transcriptional regulator, whose translation is MARLAGVSQATVSLVLSPKPDAKGRIISEETRRRVLEAARSLGYVPDPAARRLAAARNNLLGVFSFTATFPTDVQHSYYPFLVGVECEAAALGYDLVLFTGSSTGGAGAAGPDALGRVRLADGCLFLGRHTPRAELKRLVEDGFPVVHLGRREELEGVAWVGADYVEATRDVVGHLTGSGHRRIVLVREDDDAPASTDRQRGFLEGLEAAGLPSGPTTVFRSADPQRELTPERLRAWVDEGVTAFVAEETDTGAAWRGLLSAVREAGLDCPGEVSLALLGSPPADLAGEPEPTGFDIPRPQLGAAAVRLLAALVTGEEAREPLVSCAFRPGLTAGPPRARS
- a CDS encoding maleylpyruvate isomerase N-terminal domain-containing protein translates to MQKILEFPEVLRLIEDRSAAFRAAIASAPDLDVQVPTCPDWTLRELAQHLGDGRRRQAAIVAAGPGAEPPARTDPKGAPTAPRDHEALDAWLAESTELMLDAMREAGPDRGCWTWWGRSQAPETSGAVARHQIQEIAVHTYDAQLIQGTAQPLPTDVAVEGVDEFLTTVSATTVPWPFKPATIDLHTTEGRSWRLTLNADGVRCDDLAADAEPGDMAMRGAASELVLYFYERVPLDGLETTGDTEPMEQLADWDPNA
- a CDS encoding pirin family protein, producing the protein MSNLDRAPVPSLCGGRGFVVAEPVRELLSPRHVKLGGSTEVRRLLPNLGRRMIGAWAFVDHYGPDDIADEPGMQVPPHPHMGLQTVSWLHEGEVLHRDSTGSLQTIRPRELGLMTSGRAISHSEESPRSHARYLHGAQLWVALPDAHRHTDPHFEHHADLPTVTAPGLTATVLLGALDGSTSPGTTYTPLVGADLSLARGADVRLPLVSDFEYGVLSMSGEAHVDGVPVLPGSMLYLGCGRTELPLRAESDAALMLLGGEPFEEELVIWWNFVGRSQEEITQAREDWTKGTRFGEVHGYDGAPLRAPELPPTPLKPRGRVR
- a CDS encoding ATP-binding protein: MSSPAQFRSHESVAVRDSPRTAALYLTGSREGFTQAREFTQRTLDCWSLEHCTDDAVTVVTELAANAVLHALPQTSTDEFHVRLRLTLRRAHLVCAVTDPSDSLPVHSRTADALLEHGRGLHIIEALSEHWGWTRRSPVGKTVWAMLPTRSRPAPDPDPIFDT
- a CDS encoding DUF397 domain-containing protein — protein: MSSVSNGVRASSLGVRWIKSSHSNAEGNCVEVAALDGGGVALRNSRDPDGPALVYTPAEVAAFVAGAKDGEFDHLA
- a CDS encoding helix-turn-helix domain-containing protein — its product is MSVESPRVSRLEPYLNRAEPAPTLLKMLVGVQLAGIREDAGLSQDQAARAVGFSPAKLSRIEAGKGRRPPVEADVRALLSLYETEDHEASVLLRLLRQAGEPGWWQRYDKRLMPEWFDRLVGLQEAATAIRTFEIQYVPGLLQTPAYARAVVERGLPSATSREVERRVELRTRRTELLRRPDAPRVWAVLDESVLLRVLGGREVMREQLAHLVELAGLPHVTVQVVPLDVTHASAPAIPVTYLRFGGVDLPDVVYLEQIRSATFLEDRDETEEYRVALDRLADEALDPRASMALLKETAERRYAAAP